In Paramisgurnus dabryanus chromosome 14, PD_genome_1.1, whole genome shotgun sequence, one genomic interval encodes:
- the LOC135765212 gene encoding uncharacterized protein F54H12.2-like, giving the protein MALLHDMSGECIKSELDIFTVPPTQTSLEKNAYLEVPPLSAISDSAPLEFFIAGTGEDYLDLNNTMLFLRLKITRPNGTDIADPAPVGLINYAGATVFSQLDISLGDRLISQSSSTYPYRCIIECLMNYSKDTLESLFTPGLFYKDTAGHTDVHDPVGRNRGLLKRSSFTHGSLPVDLLVPIHGDIFFQEKLLINGVDVKIRLIRGKDEFCLMRSDDVAYKVKILAASLFVKKVSVSPSVRLGHAQALLSTTAKYPVDRVCLKTISLPTGSRVSNQENLFLGTLPKSIVLGMVDNDAFSGSYVKNPFTFNHYDLEFLAVYVDGKQIPSKPLQPDFESGSAVREYYQLVMSTGRHLKNHALAIDRDEFMSGYSLFAFNLTPDEECGQHLSLIKSGNIRLEARFKNPLPRTITMIIYAVFDSIIQISNRRQVMVDYY; this is encoded by the coding sequence ATGGCTTTACTGCACGACATGTCCGGAGAATGTATCAAGTCGGAGCTGGATATATTTACAGTTCCACCGACGCAGACGTCTCTTgagaaaaatgcttatttagaGGTCCCCCCTTTATCGGCTATATCAGACTCTGCGCCTCTGGAGTTTTTTATCGCCGGCACGGGCGAAGATTATCTGGACCTAAATAACACTATGCTCTTTCTCCGGCTTAAAATCACGAGGCCTAATGGCACCGACATTGCGGACCCCGCCCCTGTCGGGCTAATAAATTACGCGGGGGCTACCGTGTTCTCGCAACTGGATATAAGCCTGGGCGACCGATTGATCTCTCAGAGCTCAAGCACGTACCCTTACAGATGCATCATAGAGTGTCTCATGAACTACAGTAAAGATACTCTGGAATCTCTTTTCACGCCCGGTTTGTTTTACAAGGACACCGCGGGTCACACGGACGTCCACGACCCCGTAGGACGAAACAGGGGTCTGCTAAAGAGATCGTCCTTCACGCACGGCAGCCTGCCGGTAGATCTGCTAGTCCCTATTCACGGTGACATTTTCTTTCAGGAAAAATTACTGATAAATGGCGTTGACGTTAAAATACGCCTGATCAGGGGCAAGGATGAATTCTGTCTGATGAGGAGCGATGACGTGGCCTACAAAGTAAAAATCTTGGCGGCATCCCTATTTGTCAAGAAAGTAAGCGTGTCGCCATCTGTCAGACTGGGTCACGCGCAGGCGCTGCTCAGCACGACAGCCAAGTACCCTGTTGACAGAGTTTGTCTCAAAACCATCTCTCTACCTACAGGATCGCGCGTTTCGAATCAAGAAAATCTGTTTTTAGGAACGCTGCCGAAATCGATCGTCCTGGGGATGGTTGATAACGATGCTTTTTCCGGATCTTATGTTAAAAACCCGTTCACTTTCAATCATTACGATTTGGAGTTCCTAGCCGTCTATGTCGACGGTAAACAAATACCGTCAAAGCCGCTGCAACCTGATTTCGAATCGGGTTCCGCTGTGCGTGAATATTACCAGCTGGTGATGTCCACGGGAAGACATCTGAAAAACCACGCTCTCGCGATCGATAGAGACGAATTTATGAGCGGATACTCGCTGTTTGCGTTTAATCTCACCCCCGACGAAGAGTGCGGACAGCATCTATCACTGATCAAGTCCGGGAACATCAGGCTGGAAGCGCGATTTAAAAATCCGCTACCCCGCACCATCACGATGATTATTTATGCGGTGTTTGATTCGATCATACAAATTTCAAACCGCAGACAGGTCATGGTCGATTATTATTGA